In Methanoregula formicica SMSP, the DNA window GGGTATGGAATACCCGAGGCAGGTGTGCAATAAGAAACAGCGTGAGGGTGAATACATGGCATTGTTTCCCAAGTTTTCGAAAAAGAAGGATGGGGTAAACGTTGTGATGGAGCAGAGGCTCCTTCAGAACACCAACAACCTTATTCTCAATGCTGAGACCTGCACGGGCTGCGGTATCTGTGTCGACGCCTGTCCCGAGGAGGCTATCGTCCTCGGGCTTGTCGGTGCGTCGAGGCGTGGTGCTATCAACTACGCTGCCCCGATCGATGTTGACGAGACCAAGTGTTCCTACTGTGGTGTCTGCGTCATCATGTGCCCGTTCAATGCATTGACACTGAAGGTGGATGGAAAGGAGAGACTTCCGATCATCGAGAAGGAAGGATTCCCGCAGTACGACATGAAGGCGGAGATCAACGACGAAAAGTGTGTCAAGTGCACCACCTGCGAGGAGGTATGCCCGCGGGATGCAATCGACCGGAACGTCCCCGCCTACGAAGGGACCTACAAGGGCCCCGTTGCCGGTGCAAAGCCCAAGGCTTCCGCAATGAAGAAGAAGACGACCTTCACCGTTGACAAGGAGAAGTGTTCGCTCTGCGGCCTCTGCGGCGCCCTGTGCCCGGCAATCGTTGTGAAGCACAAGGAATTCACCGCCGAATCCGGCAAGGTGGAAGGTGACGTGATCTGGGACGAGACCAAGTGCGATGCCTGCAAGGTGTGCGTTGAAGTCTGCCCCGAGGAATGCATCACGGTCGAGCGCGAGATCATCTCCGACAAGATCGATGGAAAGGTCGACATTATCCAGGACAACTGCTGCACC includes these proteins:
- a CDS encoding 4Fe-4S binding protein, with protein sequence MALFPKFSKKKDGVNVVMEQRLLQNTNNLILNAETCTGCGICVDACPEEAIVLGLVGASRRGAINYAAPIDVDETKCSYCGVCVIMCPFNALTLKVDGKERLPIIEKEGFPQYDMKAEINDEKCVKCTTCEEVCPRDAIDRNVPAYEGTYKGPVAGAKPKASAMKKKTTFTVDKEKCSLCGLCGALCPAIVVKHKEFTAESGKVEGDVIWDETKCDACKVCVEVCPEECITVEREIISDKIDGKVDIIQDNCCTCRWCAVNCPTEAITVEKIFEGDIEFHAEKCPGGCSTCAEICPANAIYLPTPKPAAELKHDGIEEKIAVNKDFCILCGACVNACPGEDIIVLKRTGVRMKGTETDLFKKIKAKLCTTRSSKVKEEVTGQVNLKIMGKA